CAATGGAGGGGCGCGGCTTCGAGTATCCCACCGATACAGTGCCGGCGAGAAATGGCCGGATGTACGTGCCGAACAGGTCCAGGGACTCCGGTGAGAGAGGAGTAAGGGTCACCGTCCTGGATCTGGACAGCGAGTACTACGGCACCTTCGGCTATCTGGGTGACGGAGAAGGGCAGCTTGTATCTCCCACCTGTGCGGCTGAAAGCCGAAAGGGGCTGATATACGTAGCCGACGACTTCACTCACCGCATCTCCGCATTCGACTACGATGGTGGTTTTGCGTTCAGGTGGGGCGCCAGGGGATCTCGTGAGGGTGAACTGAACGGGCCTTCAGGACTGGCCTTCGACAGACACGATGACGTTTACGTCGCGGATACCCATAACAGTCGCATTCAGAAGTTCACGTCTTCCGGCGACTTTCTCCACGCCTTCGGTTCGCTGGGTACTTCCAATGGTCAATTCAGGCTGCCCTGGGGACTGACTGTCGCCCGAAGCGGCGACATATACGTGGCCGATTGGGGGAACGACCGCATACAGCGCTTCTCGCCTGAAGGCGAATTCGTTGCGGCCTACGGCACAAGGGGCCGTGAGGATGGTCAGCTTCGGAGACCGTCTGGAGTTGCCGTCGACGAGCGTGGCTTCATGTACGTCTCCGACTGGGGCAACGAGAGGGTGCAGGTGCTGGACGGCGACGGCAATCCGGTCCAGGTGCTGAGGGGCGAGGCGACTCTGTCCAGGTGGGCCAGCGACTTCATGGCAACCAACCGTGAGGAGGCGCAGGCGCGTGCCACCGCCAACCTGAGTCCTGACTTGCCCGCTGTCTACGGGGGCGATCCGCACACTGAATCGGCCCATGTCGAGAGCCTGTTCTGGGCACCGGTGTCGATAAAGTTAGACAACGCTGGCCGGGTCTACGTCACCGAGGCCAATCGCCACAGAATTCAGATCTACGAACGCGCGTCCACTCGTTCCCCTTAGTTGCCGCCGAAATCACGACCAGACCGAGGCTTCATTGTCTTGCCCCCTACGCTTGACACGCACGCTCTCCTATGAGAACATATGTACTATATCAATGAGAGAGTGTTCCTAATGCTGATCAAGCGTACACCCGACCGATACGAGAAACTCGCCATCCTCGGCGGAATGGCGACTGACGACATCCTCTACCCGCCTGAGCAGAGGGGCGGACGTAAAGGGCCATATCCCCAGCCCAAGAAGAACCCTTCGTTTGGCGTCTATCGAGCTTCGTTACCCAACGGCAAATTCATCAACCTGATGCGCGTCATGTTCACAGACTTCTGCAAGATGGACTGCGCCTACTGTCCCAATAGCCACTGGGTACCGAGGAAGAGATATGCCTTCAAGGTTGACGAGCTTGCTCAGGTCTTCATGGAGGCTCAGCAGCGGGGGATGGTTAGCGGCCTGTTCCTGAGTTCAGGGATTGCCGGAGACGGATCGAAGACGACCGAGCGTCTAGTGAAAGTGGTGGACTCGATCCGCAATCGACACGGCTTCAAGGGATACATCCACCTCAAGGTGATGCCGGGTGCTGACTTCGAGCAGGTTGAAGCCGCCCACAACCTTGGCACTCGACTGTCGGTCAACATGGAGACCCTGACGACCGACCATATGCGCAAGCTCAGTAACATGAAGGACTTCGAGAACGACATCCTGGCCCCCATGCGCTGGATTGACCAACTCAATGAGGCCAGCACAGGCCGTGCGGTCGGACAGGCCACGCAACTGGTCGTAGGTGCCGCCGACGAGACCGACCGCGACGTGTTCTCCCGAATGGACCAGCTCTACTCTGAATGGAATCTAAAGCGCATCTACTATGCCCCGTTCAGGCCGGTGCGTTATACGCCGCTGGAGGAACATCCACCAACTCCGATGTCCAGAAGTCATCGTCTCTACCAGTTCGACTGGCTCAAGCGGGTGTACAGGTTCGCGAACGACGACCTCGACCTCGCCTTTTCAGAAGACGGTTATCTGCCTCTCGATCAGGACCCCAAGACATCGATTGCAGTAGAAAACCTCGATGCTTTCCCCGTGGACATCAACGGGGCGTCCAGAGAGCAACTGCTGCGCACCCCCGGCGTCGGACCAAAGTCTACGGAACGTATTATCAGCGCGAGGCAGCGACACACCGTCGACACGTGGAGAGACCTTCAGGCCATGGGCGTCGTGCGAAAGCGGGCCTGGCCGTTCATAGCCTTCTCCGGCTACCGACCACCAGCGGCAAAGCAACTGCGTATGGACCTGTTCGGCGCCGATGCAAAAGATAAGTCCCGCTCCATCTCTGATGAGGCCGAAGGGCAGGCGGCAGCCCCATGCGGAGAGCCGAGATCCTGCACGGGATGTCCGATGTTTGGAATGCCCGGACATCCGGGCCACTCCAGTTTCGCAGCGTAATTTCCCAGCGAGCTACCCGAACCGGGCCAGTGTCTCAACCGGTCCAAAAGCCGCGACGCCGTAGAAGAGTCCGCTCAGTATTGCGGCAAGGACGTACGGTACGTAGGCTGGCACCTTGGGCGTAGAAGAGTGAGTGGCCCAGTCCAGCACCCATGAGCCAATGCCGAACAGCCCTCCCGCCATCAGCCCTGTAAACAGCCCGAACACTCCGTGGGTGAATGCGGATGAAGGCGCCTGCAGTATGGCAGAGGTCGCGTGAACCAGAAAGTCCGAGGACGGAAGATCTCCGTTTTGGGTTGCCAGGAACACCATTGCCAGCGGCAGTGCGGCTCCGGTAGCCACGGGCGAGAGGACTCCGAAACCAAACCCCGCTAGGAGCCAGATGAGCAACCCTCGCGCGCGCTCACGCTCACTTGGGTTGGACATCCACAGCGTCATCAGTACCGCGAGGATGCCAGACGCTGAGGCGGCGCCACCTGACAGGAGAATCGTAGCGTCGACGGGCATGTGCTGAGGGACATGCGGTGGGTCGGTCCGTGCCAGGAAGTTGACCAGCAACGCTGCCCCGC
This genomic stretch from Dehalococcoidia bacterium harbors:
- a CDS encoding radical SAM protein, which produces MYYINERVFLMLIKRTPDRYEKLAILGGMATDDILYPPEQRGGRKGPYPQPKKNPSFGVYRASLPNGKFINLMRVMFTDFCKMDCAYCPNSHWVPRKRYAFKVDELAQVFMEAQQRGMVSGLFLSSGIAGDGSKTTERLVKVVDSIRNRHGFKGYIHLKVMPGADFEQVEAAHNLGTRLSVNMETLTTDHMRKLSNMKDFENDILAPMRWIDQLNEASTGRAVGQATQLVVGAADETDRDVFSRMDQLYSEWNLKRIYYAPFRPVRYTPLEEHPPTPMSRSHRLYQFDWLKRVYRFANDDLDLAFSEDGYLPLDQDPKTSIAVENLDAFPVDINGASREQLLRTPGVGPKSTERIISARQRHTVDTWRDLQAMGVVRKRAWPFIAFSGYRPPAAKQLRMDLFGADAKDKSRSISDEAEGQAAAPCGEPRSCTGCPMFGMPGHPGHSSFAA
- a CDS encoding NHL repeat-containing protein, whose translation is MPNPMLEYSHTIGIVAMEGRGFEYPTDTVPARNGRMYVPNRSRDSGERGVRVTVLDLDSEYYGTFGYLGDGEGQLVSPTCAAESRKGLIYVADDFTHRISAFDYDGGFAFRWGARGSREGELNGPSGLAFDRHDDVYVADTHNSRIQKFTSSGDFLHAFGSLGTSNGQFRLPWGLTVARSGDIYVADWGNDRIQRFSPEGEFVAAYGTRGREDGQLRRPSGVAVDERGFMYVSDWGNERVQVLDGDGNPVQVLRGEATLSRWASDFMATNREEAQARATANLSPDLPAVYGGDPHTESAHVESLFWAPVSIKLDNAGRVYVTEANRHRIQIYERASTRSP